One window of uncultured Methanoregula sp. genomic DNA carries:
- the tuf gene encoding translation elongation factor EF-1 subunit alpha: MASDKPHMNLAVIGHIDHGKSTTVGRMMFETGAVPAHIIEGYRKEAESKGKATFEFAWVMDNLKEERERGITIDIAHKRFDTAKFYFTVVDCPGHRDFVKNMITGASQADAAVLVVAAPDGVMEQTKEHVFLARTLGITQIIIAVNKMDAVKFDEKRFNEVKKDLSELIKMVGYKPDETLFIPISSLGGQNIKVNSPEMAWYKGLPLISALDTFKEPDKPTDKPMRLPIQDVYSISGIGTVPVGRVETGIVKKGMKVSFMPANKVGEIKSIEMHHEEIPQALPGDNVGFNVRGIGKGDIRRGDVMGPAEAPPTVADEFTAQIVVLQHPSALTVGYTPVFHCHTTQTACTFMELKKKLDPRTGQTKEENPTFLKSGDAAIVVIKPTKPMVIENVKELPQLGRFAVRDMGSTIAAGMCIAIQPKQML; this comes from the coding sequence ATGGCATCTGACAAGCCCCACATGAATCTGGCCGTAATCGGCCATATCGACCACGGAAAGTCAACTACCGTCGGACGGATGATGTTCGAGACCGGCGCTGTACCGGCCCACATCATTGAAGGGTACCGCAAGGAAGCTGAATCCAAGGGTAAGGCGACCTTCGAATTTGCATGGGTTATGGACAACCTGAAAGAGGAACGTGAGAGAGGTATCACCATTGATATCGCTCACAAGCGGTTCGACACTGCCAAGTTCTACTTCACGGTTGTAGACTGCCCAGGACACAGAGACTTCGTCAAGAACATGATCACTGGTGCATCTCAGGCAGATGCAGCAGTGCTTGTTGTTGCAGCTCCCGATGGGGTTATGGAACAGACCAAGGAGCATGTTTTCCTTGCAAGAACCCTCGGTATCACCCAGATCATCATCGCCGTCAACAAGATGGACGCAGTCAAGTTCGATGAGAAGCGGTTCAACGAGGTCAAGAAGGATCTCTCCGAACTCATCAAGATGGTCGGTTACAAGCCCGACGAGACTCTTTTCATCCCGATCAGTTCACTCGGCGGCCAGAACATCAAGGTTAACAGCCCTGAGATGGCCTGGTACAAAGGCCTGCCACTTATTTCAGCACTTGACACATTCAAGGAACCCGATAAACCGACCGACAAGCCAATGCGCCTGCCCATTCAGGATGTTTACAGCATCAGCGGTATCGGAACCGTTCCAGTCGGCCGTGTTGAGACCGGTATCGTGAAGAAGGGAATGAAAGTCTCCTTCATGCCCGCCAACAAGGTTGGGGAAATCAAGTCCATTGAGATGCACCACGAAGAGATTCCGCAGGCACTTCCCGGCGACAACGTTGGTTTCAACGTTCGTGGTATCGGTAAGGGCGACATCCGCCGCGGCGATGTTATGGGCCCGGCAGAAGCACCCCCGACCGTTGCCGATGAGTTCACTGCACAGATTGTCGTGCTCCAGCACCCGAGTGCACTGACCGTAGGATACACGCCTGTATTCCACTGCCACACCACCCAGACCGCCTGCACGTTCATGGAACTCAAGAAGAAGCTTGATCCCCGCACCGGCCAGACCAAGGAAGAGAACCCGACATTTCTCAAGTCAGGAGATGCCGCCATTGTCGTCATCAAGCCGACAAAGCCGATGGTCATCGAGAATGTCAAGGAGCTCCCGCAGCTTGGCAGGTTTGCAGTCCGTGATATGGGCTCGACCATTGCCGCTGGAATGTGTATTGCGATCCAGCCAAAACAGATGCTATAA
- the cobS gene encoding adenosylcobinamide-GDP ribazoletransferase gives MPMKPLFSLIQFTTILPFGKQQDLEQFARHSYLYPIAGYLIGGIVALAVFFIPDHTIAAAIAIAGLLLLTGAHHFDGLLDLGDALMAHGDREKRIRALTDIHIGAGGVSLGIAVTILLFAGLQASSSIVCALIIGEVCAKFSMAFLTAYGAPFRQGIHSYLHQFSHPYFPALAALLCIPLVLLPVSPMKLAGAGIMMVLCPIILLLVSRRLFGGVNGDVAGASNEITRACVILAMVLI, from the coding sequence ATGCCTATGAAACCGCTCTTCTCCCTTATACAATTTACAACAATCCTGCCCTTCGGGAAACAGCAGGATCTCGAACAGTTTGCCCGCCATTCGTACCTGTACCCCATTGCAGGCTACCTTATCGGAGGAATTGTTGCCCTTGCAGTATTTTTTATTCCCGACCACACGATCGCTGCCGCGATTGCCATTGCCGGCCTTCTCCTGCTGACCGGGGCCCATCATTTTGACGGGCTGCTGGATCTTGGCGACGCCCTGATGGCGCACGGAGACCGGGAAAAACGTATCCGGGCTCTTACCGACATCCACATCGGGGCAGGGGGAGTGTCTCTTGGTATTGCAGTTACCATTCTCCTCTTTGCGGGTCTGCAGGCCTCATCATCGATTGTCTGTGCACTCATCATTGGCGAAGTCTGTGCAAAATTCTCCATGGCATTTCTCACTGCATACGGGGCACCATTCCGGCAGGGTATTCATAGTTACCTCCACCAGTTTTCTCACCCATATTTCCCGGCTCTTGCAGCACTGCTGTGTATACCGCTCGTTCTTCTCCCGGTCTCGCCCATGAAACTCGCCGGGGCAGGTATTATGATGGTCCTGTGCCCGATTATTCTGCTCCTCGTTTCCCGGCGCCTTTTCGGGGGGGTAAACGGGGATGTGGCCGGGGCGTCAAATGAGATCACCCGGGCGTGTGTCATTCTCGCCATGGTACTGATCTGA
- the rpsJ gene encoding 30S ribosomal protein S10, with protein MQKARIRLTGTDFNKVEMVCDRIREIAERTGVNLAGPIPLPTKRLVVPIRKSPDGEGTATWDRWQLRVHKRLIDIDADERALRQLMRIQVPKDIGIEIVLES; from the coding sequence ATGCAGAAAGCCAGAATTCGCCTGACAGGGACTGATTTCAACAAAGTAGAGATGGTCTGTGATAGAATCCGGGAAATTGCAGAGCGCACAGGTGTGAATCTGGCCGGCCCGATACCCCTTCCAACCAAGCGGCTGGTTGTTCCAATCCGCAAGAGCCCGGATGGGGAAGGAACTGCAACATGGGACCGCTGGCAGCTGCGTGTCCACAAACGCCTTATCGACATCGATGCTGACGAACGTGCACTTCGTCAGCTGATGCGTATTCAGGTGCCAAAAGATATCGGCATTGAAATTGTTCTCGAGAGTTGA
- a CDS encoding 4Fe-4S binding protein gives MQTNFGVHMKGGVITERNANFCTVRIRSPAGILSIAQIRGIAKIAKKYGRAEVHCTTRQTLEIPHVNPAKLKAVEKDLQKNGTPIGSERDEIVNIIACPGIERCKFANIDTIGLARQIDAKLFGKEMPVKMRIALSGCPNACTSPMLNEIGIIGRVMPERTEGLCTGCGTCVEYCKEKAIVIKNGISILKDDKCVQCGVCVQSCPFDLLKTKHSHYLITVGGRRGRHPRIGRELLMVEHEEQVIYAVEKIVNWVYRRAWSGRLLSEQLDDLHFDKLRAEISEEIAKKQV, from the coding sequence ATGCAGACAAATTTTGGCGTGCACATGAAAGGGGGGGTCATTACTGAACGCAATGCAAATTTCTGTACCGTCCGCATCAGGTCGCCCGCAGGTATTTTATCGATAGCGCAAATTCGCGGTATCGCCAAAATCGCGAAAAAATACGGACGCGCGGAAGTCCACTGCACTACACGGCAGACCCTCGAAATCCCGCACGTCAATCCGGCCAAGCTCAAGGCAGTTGAAAAAGATCTGCAGAAGAATGGTACACCGATCGGTTCGGAGCGGGACGAGATTGTTAATATCATTGCCTGCCCCGGGATAGAACGGTGCAAATTTGCCAATATCGATACGATAGGTCTTGCCCGGCAGATCGATGCAAAACTTTTCGGGAAAGAGATGCCCGTCAAGATGCGGATTGCTCTTTCCGGTTGCCCCAATGCCTGTACGAGCCCCATGCTCAACGAGATCGGGATTATCGGACGGGTAATGCCTGAGCGGACGGAAGGGTTGTGTACCGGATGCGGCACCTGTGTCGAATACTGCAAGGAAAAAGCAATCGTCATAAAAAACGGCATCTCGATCCTGAAAGACGACAAATGCGTCCAGTGCGGGGTATGTGTCCAGTCCTGCCCGTTCGATCTCCTCAAGACCAAGCACAGTCATTACCTCATAACGGTGGGAGGCAGAAGAGGCAGGCACCCGAGAATCGGCAGGGAACTTCTTATGGTGGAACATGAAGAACAGGTTATTTACGCCGTAGAAAAAATTGTGAACTGGGTTTATCGCCGCGCATGGAGCGGGCGGCTCCTTTCAGAGCAGCTCGATGATCTCCACTTCGATAAGCTCCGGGCCGAAATATCAGAAGAGATTGCAAAAAAACAGGTATAA
- a CDS encoding GMP synthase subunit A: MLPIYVVNNFGQFNHLIHRALRDLEIEATIIPNTTPAEQVREECRGIILGGGPAIERAGNCAQYLDLGLPVLGICLGLHIIATRFGGTVHPGRSGGYGPVEVEICEPDDILAGYPSKINVWASHADEVSQIPSTFTCLARSNICSAESIALSEKQIYGLQWHPEVSHTFEGYRVFENFNKIILENRS, from the coding sequence ATGCTTCCCATTTACGTTGTCAATAATTTCGGGCAGTTCAATCACCTGATCCACCGGGCGCTCCGGGATCTGGAGATCGAAGCCACCATCATCCCCAATACAACCCCCGCTGAACAAGTCCGGGAAGAGTGCCGTGGGATCATTCTTGGTGGCGGGCCTGCAATAGAGCGGGCAGGAAACTGCGCTCAGTACCTGGATCTTGGACTTCCGGTGCTTGGGATCTGTCTTGGGCTTCATATTATCGCCACGAGGTTCGGTGGAACGGTCCACCCGGGGCGCAGTGGCGGGTATGGTCCGGTAGAAGTGGAAATCTGTGAGCCTGACGATATTCTTGCCGGCTATCCCTCGAAGATCAATGTCTGGGCATCCCATGCGGATGAAGTGTCACAGATACCTTCCACGTTCACCTGTCTGGCCCGGTCGAATATCTGCAGTGCGGAATCCATAGCACTTTCAGAAAAACAGATCTATGGCCTGCAGTGGCACCCTGAAGTGAGCCACACGTTCGAAGGTTACCGGGTCTTTGAAAACTTCAATAAGATCATTCTTGAAAACCGGTCATAA
- a CDS encoding nitroreductase family protein, with amino-acid sequence MNIVTTIIKSRHSVRKFKSDPIDDTMIQDALECALQAPTAMNLQPYLFVVVKQKETLAKIAGLADHGKFIADSAACFAVFGEKKETYYLEDCCAATENLILALQAYGVCSCWVAGDKKSYAEPVRDLLGVPGKYTLVSLVAAGYPAEVPLAKKKPVNTIVFMEKYEEK; translated from the coding sequence ATGAACATAGTAACTACCATAATAAAATCCCGGCATAGTGTAAGGAAGTTCAAATCCGATCCCATCGATGACACAATGATCCAGGATGCTCTGGAATGCGCCCTGCAGGCCCCGACTGCAATGAACCTCCAGCCTTACTTGTTCGTTGTTGTGAAACAGAAAGAAACCCTTGCAAAGATCGCCGGACTTGCCGATCACGGAAAATTTATCGCGGATTCTGCAGCCTGCTTTGCGGTTTTTGGTGAAAAGAAAGAAACTTATTATCTTGAGGATTGTTGTGCGGCGACTGAGAATCTTATCCTGGCACTTCAGGCATATGGTGTGTGTTCCTGCTGGGTTGCGGGTGACAAAAAATCCTATGCAGAGCCGGTGAGAGATCTTCTTGGAGTTCCCGGAAAATATACGCTGGTGTCCTTAGTTGCAGCTGGATATCCGGCAGAAGTTCCGCTTGCAAAGAAAAAACCCGTGAATACGATTGTATTCATGGAAAAATATGAAGAAAAATAA
- a CDS encoding DUF3821 domain-containing protein, translated as MFIGEQGLNIAPAMGSDTKIGWWASGADIRGSAPSNSIDVASRLNSFAVSSSEFSGYPGNWYRLDSSGNADGTAFTVANPQIDLRVEDTTVNIDATNKWVPSGDEMQFVITTNLVSLTQRGGGNPITLKVQSPNGGTYSSLANNAGTLTPITNYQVTTSPQSTGSIWGTANRDTYAPGTYTIWAESYANSQSSTTPFYTSGKVSVLVQDQNPLIGNKGYVTNPTTAVTTNPTTRTTTVLPTTTLRTIVITPATTPPTSLPTTVPTTAVTSNPATTVPVSPSPTKTPGFESALAGISLIAGFIVYHKRN; from the coding sequence GTGTTTATTGGTGAACAGGGGCTTAACATCGCTCCTGCAATGGGCTCCGATACCAAAATCGGATGGTGGGCTTCGGGGGCAGATATCCGCGGGTCCGCACCATCAAATTCCATTGATGTGGCTTCACGACTGAATTCCTTCGCGGTCAGCTCATCCGAATTCTCAGGATATCCTGGCAACTGGTACCGGCTCGACAGTTCGGGCAATGCCGATGGCACAGCATTCACGGTTGCAAATCCACAAATCGATCTACGGGTTGAAGATACAACGGTGAATATTGATGCAACCAACAAGTGGGTTCCGAGTGGCGACGAGATGCAGTTCGTGATAACTACCAATCTGGTATCGCTTACCCAGAGGGGTGGTGGAAATCCCATAACCCTGAAAGTCCAGTCTCCGAACGGGGGTACCTACTCATCTCTGGCAAATAATGCAGGAACACTGACTCCAATCACCAATTATCAAGTCACAACGAGTCCCCAATCAACAGGTTCAATCTGGGGCACTGCCAACCGTGACACCTATGCTCCGGGAACCTATACTATCTGGGCTGAAAGCTATGCGAATTCCCAATCTTCTACTACGCCATTCTACACGAGTGGAAAAGTCAGTGTACTTGTCCAGGACCAGAATCCCCTGATCGGGAATAAGGGGTACGTGACAAATCCCACAACTGCGGTCACAACGAATCCTACAACCCGTACTACTACGGTCCTGCCAACAACCACTCTTCGTACTATTGTAATCACCCCGGCAACAACGCCCCCTACTAGCTTACCAACTACTGTACCGACAACAGCTGTGACTTCCAATCCTGCAACCACGGTTCCGGTCTCCCCCTCACCAACCAAAACACCCGGGTTCGAATCAGCCCTTGCCGGCATATCCCTTATTGCTGGCTTTATTGTTTATCATAAAAGAAACTGA
- a CDS encoding phosphatidylglycerophosphatase A: MFEIEQRLRAQGITIDDMVTAAMGLYVSHGMPEEEAAREIKKKIKKFLDDPNVASLLLGAILLEEELYTKRKNSEIADDPVFLLSDEIIGMAIAECIGGTYARFEFTRYDQKKPGILSKLGPFLDDAVAGLIAGCTSRLYSECL, encoded by the coding sequence ATGTTTGAGATCGAACAGCGGTTGCGGGCTCAGGGTATCACTATCGATGATATGGTGACAGCAGCTATGGGGCTGTACGTGTCCCATGGTATGCCGGAGGAGGAGGCGGCACGTGAGATAAAGAAAAAAATCAAAAAATTCCTGGATGATCCCAATGTTGCTTCACTTCTCCTCGGAGCAATTCTCCTTGAGGAGGAACTCTACACGAAGCGGAAAAATTCCGAAATTGCCGATGATCCGGTATTTCTGCTCAGCGATGAGATCATCGGCATGGCAATTGCCGAATGTATCGGAGGAACGTATGCCCGTTTTGAGTTCACCCGCTACGACCAGAAGAAACCCGGCATCCTCTCAAAGCTCGGGCCATTCCTTGACGATGCTGTCGCAGGATTGATCGCCGGCTGCACCTCACGTCTGTACAGCGAATGCCTATGA
- a CDS encoding ACT domain-containing protein, giving the protein MDTQKFVIRQISIFSENRPGRLAAIAHALGEEKINILAFSIAEANGFGVVRALVDHPEKAHDKLQSLGFNIAFTEVIAVKMKDQPGGLYEVAKILGDSGINIEYSYAYSGKEGAVLILRVDHVEEAIKKISHSGASLLERSTFHG; this is encoded by the coding sequence ATGGACACACAGAAATTTGTGATCAGGCAGATATCCATCTTCTCTGAAAACCGCCCGGGAAGACTTGCGGCTATTGCCCATGCTCTCGGAGAGGAGAAGATCAATATCCTGGCATTCAGTATTGCTGAGGCAAATGGTTTTGGAGTCGTCAGGGCTCTTGTTGATCACCCGGAGAAAGCTCACGATAAACTCCAGTCGCTGGGATTCAACATAGCATTCACGGAAGTAATCGCCGTAAAAATGAAAGACCAGCCTGGCGGGCTCTACGAAGTTGCAAAGATCCTGGGGGACAGCGGGATCAACATCGAGTACTCCTATGCTTATTCAGGAAAAGAAGGGGCTGTCCTTATCCTCAGGGTGGATCACGTTGAGGAAGCAATAAAAAAGATCAGCCATTCCGGGGCGTCCCTCCTGGAACGATCCACCTTCCACGGATAA
- a CDS encoding TIGR00303 family protein encodes MSFLSRLPDIAFTKPLFCSILGNTLLSTVPGISGAGPSPEGTLFTPVLDAELVTRGAITSFPMKPNTPTGCPTPASITRAMMELSEIRPLFINAGLRHPPTVPCFDVYGDVGGDPRYGDAVPRANELFARGEMMGEILSDTSDLLVLGECVPGGTTTALCVLRALGYNAAVSSSFAKNPVSQKEDICRLVLERIHNAGVTKPLDIVRFAGDPMMPVAAGIAKKYTGSLLFAGGTQMLAVCAVIKAMGGTQPAVVTTSYVRDDPSANVQALADQIGTDIIYVDPGFGDLGHSGLARYCIGEVKEGMGAGGAMCLAYLTGHSADEIRNKILTSVSAYS; translated from the coding sequence ATGAGTTTCTTATCCAGACTGCCTGATATTGCATTTACGAAACCTCTCTTCTGCAGTATCCTTGGTAATACACTTCTCTCTACGGTGCCGGGAATCTCCGGTGCCGGGCCAAGTCCGGAAGGTACCCTGTTTACCCCGGTACTTGATGCCGAACTGGTAACCCGCGGTGCCATAACGAGTTTCCCCATGAAACCGAATACGCCGACAGGATGCCCGACGCCCGCATCCATCACCCGGGCGATGATGGAATTGTCCGAAATCAGGCCGCTGTTTATCAATGCCGGGCTGCGTCATCCGCCAACGGTTCCCTGTTTCGATGTTTATGGGGACGTGGGAGGCGATCCCCGGTACGGGGATGCTGTTCCCCGTGCCAATGAACTCTTTGCCCGGGGTGAGATGATGGGGGAGATTCTTTCAGATACCAGCGATCTCCTGGTCCTCGGGGAGTGTGTTCCAGGTGGTACTACCACGGCGCTCTGTGTTTTGCGGGCGCTTGGGTATAATGCTGCGGTTAGCAGCAGTTTTGCCAAAAATCCCGTTTCTCAGAAGGAGGATATCTGCCGGCTTGTGCTGGAACGAATCCATAATGCGGGTGTAACCAAGCCCCTGGACATTGTCCGGTTTGCAGGAGATCCGATGATGCCGGTTGCAGCGGGAATTGCAAAAAAGTATACGGGCAGTCTCCTGTTTGCCGGTGGTACCCAGATGCTTGCGGTCTGTGCGGTCATAAAGGCAATGGGGGGCACCCAGCCCGCCGTTGTGACAACATCTTATGTCCGTGACGATCCTTCTGCCAATGTCCAGGCTCTTGCTGACCAGATCGGTACTGACATAATCTATGTTGACCCGGGTTTTGGCGATCTGGGCCATTCAGGTCTTGCCCGGTACTGCATCGGTGAAGTGAAAGAGGGGATGGGAGCCGGTGGTGCGATGTGTCTGGCCTATCTCACCGGCCATTCTGCAGATGAGATCCGGAACAAGATTCTCACCTCGGTGAGTGCCTACAGTTGA
- a CDS encoding phenylacetate--CoA ligase, translated as MTYWDPRIEKIPQADLKKMQYKLLKSLVYRLYSFSPFYHDRMKEQKVHPDDIRDISDVRKLPFMFKRDLRDNYPDRIFTASQEELVRYHVSSGTTGKPTVVGYTQNDLDTWTTSLARGLTSIGLGRGDVIQVSYGYGLFTGGLGLHYGAERIGATVLPTSVGNTERQIELMQDLKATAIACTPSYLLHMGEVAEKMGVSIKNDTCLKTGILGAEPWTESMRTRIEDWLGIKAFDIYGTSELSGPMFTECSEQQGFHIWSDMALVEIIDPKTEEPLEPGEKGEVTITMLQKEALPMVRYRIGDISSMEEEVCSCGRTHPRIQRIQGRVDDMLIIRGINVFPSQIEYTLMTIPEVGQHFQIIVERKGALDDMLVRVELNKESFSDKINDLMQVRRMVEHRLRNALNVNAEVELVEPGSLPRFEGKSKKVIDRRSM; from the coding sequence ATGACATACTGGGATCCGCGTATTGAGAAGATACCCCAAGCAGACCTCAAGAAGATGCAGTATAAATTACTGAAAAGTCTTGTATATCGGCTGTATAGTTTCTCACCATTTTATCATGATCGTATGAAGGAGCAGAAAGTTCATCCCGATGACATCCGGGATATTTCAGATGTAAGGAAACTTCCCTTCATGTTCAAACGCGATCTGCGGGACAATTACCCGGACAGGATCTTTACTGCATCGCAGGAAGAACTTGTCAGATACCACGTTTCCTCGGGAACTACGGGTAAACCAACCGTTGTCGGATATACCCAGAACGATCTGGATACCTGGACAACCTCACTTGCCCGGGGCCTTACCTCAATCGGTCTCGGGAGGGGAGATGTTATCCAGGTGAGTTATGGATACGGTCTGTTTACCGGGGGACTCGGGCTTCATTACGGTGCTGAGCGAATCGGGGCGACCGTTTTACCGACCAGCGTCGGCAACACTGAGCGGCAGATCGAACTCATGCAGGACCTGAAGGCCACGGCTATTGCCTGTACTCCCTCATATCTTCTCCATATGGGCGAAGTTGCAGAAAAGATGGGAGTCAGTATCAAAAACGACACCTGCCTCAAGACAGGGATCCTGGGTGCCGAACCATGGACCGAGAGTATGCGTACCCGGATAGAAGACTGGCTGGGGATCAAAGCCTTTGATATTTACGGTACAAGCGAACTTTCCGGGCCAATGTTCACGGAATGCTCCGAGCAACAGGGGTTCCACATCTGGTCTGATATGGCACTTGTTGAAATCATTGATCCGAAGACGGAAGAACCCCTCGAACCGGGGGAGAAAGGAGAGGTTACCATCACCATGCTCCAGAAAGAGGCACTTCCCATGGTCAGGTACCGTATAGGTGACATCTCATCCATGGAAGAAGAGGTCTGTTCATGCGGGAGAACACATCCCAGAATCCAGCGCATTCAGGGACGGGTGGACGACATGCTGATCATCAGGGGAATCAATGTCTTCCCATCGCAGATCGAATATACCCTGATGACCATCCCTGAAGTCGGACAGCATTTCCAGATCATTGTCGAACGGAAAGGTGCTCTTGACGATATGCTGGTACGGGTTGAACTCAACAAGGAATCGTTCAGCGACAAGATCAATGATCTCATGCAGGTGCGACGGATGGTAGAGCACCGGCTCAGGAACGCACTGAACGTGAACGCTGAGGTGGAACTGGTTGAACCTGGTTCCTTACCTCGATTTGAAGGAAAATCGAAAAAAGTCATAGACAGGAGGTCGATGTAA
- the hxlA gene encoding 3-hexulose-6-phosphate synthase, translated as MKKAILQVALDILELKRGLQIAQESLDGGADWIEVGTPLIKSEGMTAIRAMRDQFPDSVIVADMKIADTGTLEVEMAAKAGANIVCILADADDSVIAEAVRASRLYGTQLMADLINVSDPVSRACQLESLGVDIICAHVGIDQQMIGKSSIDLLTTLSDQVHITLAVAGGIDAATAGQAVACGADIVIVGGWIARSADVTGSTERIRTEMDTPSLVHKERRSQDEEIYDLLMQVSSPNVTDAMHRKGAMQDLISISGNVRMAGKAVTVQTVAGDWAKPVEAIDIAHKHDVIVINNDGCIHVAPWGELATMSCITKEISGVVIDGAVRDVDDIRAMKFPLFAKAVVPNAGEPKGFGEINAEIRCCGQQVSPGDWIIGDESGVVVIPAGRAYEIARRALEVRKNEERIREEIRRGSTLSTISELIKWEKR; from the coding sequence ATGAAAAAAGCGATTCTGCAGGTAGCATTGGATATCCTTGAGCTCAAAAGAGGTTTGCAGATCGCACAGGAATCTCTTGATGGAGGAGCAGACTGGATCGAAGTCGGAACTCCTCTTATAAAGAGCGAAGGTATGACGGCGATAAGGGCAATGAGGGATCAGTTTCCGGATTCGGTCATTGTTGCCGATATGAAGATTGCCGACACCGGAACCCTGGAAGTCGAGATGGCTGCAAAAGCGGGTGCAAACATTGTCTGTATCCTTGCAGATGCCGATGATTCCGTTATTGCCGAAGCGGTCCGGGCGTCCCGTCTCTATGGAACGCAGCTCATGGCTGACCTGATAAATGTCTCGGATCCAGTCTCCCGTGCATGCCAGCTGGAATCGCTGGGCGTTGATATCATCTGTGCCCACGTGGGAATTGATCAGCAGATGATCGGGAAAAGTTCCATTGACCTTCTCACAACTCTTTCCGACCAGGTCCACATCACCCTCGCAGTGGCCGGAGGAATTGATGCGGCAACGGCAGGGCAGGCCGTGGCCTGTGGTGCGGACATCGTAATTGTCGGGGGATGGATTGCCCGATCTGCGGACGTTACGGGATCAACAGAACGGATCCGGACGGAGATGGACACCCCCTCCCTGGTACACAAGGAGAGACGTTCTCAGGATGAGGAAATTTATGATCTCCTGATGCAGGTTTCCTCCCCAAACGTTACTGATGCAATGCACCGGAAAGGTGCCATGCAGGACCTCATCTCCATTTCCGGTAATGTCAGGATGGCTGGGAAAGCAGTAACAGTGCAGACCGTTGCTGGTGATTGGGCAAAACCTGTTGAAGCGATAGATATTGCACACAAGCATGATGTTATCGTTATAAACAATGACGGGTGCATCCATGTGGCCCCCTGGGGGGAACTGGCTACCATGAGTTGCATAACTAAAGAAATTTCCGGTGTTGTTATCGATGGCGCTGTGCGCGATGTGGATGATATACGGGCAATGAAATTCCCCCTCTTTGCAAAAGCTGTAGTACCCAACGCCGGGGAGCCTAAAGGATTCGGGGAGATCAACGCAGAGATCAGGTGCTGTGGGCAGCAGGTCTCTCCCGGTGACTGGATTATCGGTGATGAGAGTGGTGTTGTGGTAATTCCTGCGGGACGTGCCTATGAAATTGCACGGCGGGCTCTGGAAGTCCGGAAGAACGAGGAACGGATCCGGGAAGAGATCCGGCGGGGGAGCACATTGTCCACGATCTCGGAACTGATAAAATGGGAGAAAAGGTGA